The Desulfurellaceae bacterium genome includes a region encoding these proteins:
- a CDS encoding DUF177 domain-containing protein, with protein sequence MKIHIEDILTSPTVLAFSEEAQELGQFLSSAQATSEYRVEALAHIRLSHFRSGHDLFFDGSVQTTLSAQCVRCLETYTFPLDRSFSVILQPTPRLGREIALDQDELSASFYHGEHVDVSALIHEQVMLALPSAPVCYEACQGLCPQCGINLNQDSCACQPSGNASPLALLSSVRTAPQGVIK encoded by the coding sequence GTGAAGATCCATATCGAAGATATCCTCACGTCCCCGACCGTCCTGGCTTTTAGCGAGGAGGCCCAGGAACTCGGCCAGTTCCTCTCCTCAGCCCAGGCCACGTCCGAGTACCGGGTTGAAGCGCTGGCGCACATTCGGCTGAGCCATTTTCGCTCGGGGCACGACCTCTTCTTTGACGGCAGCGTCCAGACGACACTCAGCGCTCAGTGCGTGCGCTGCCTGGAGACGTACACCTTTCCCCTGGATCGTTCATTCTCGGTGATTCTTCAGCCCACGCCCCGGCTCGGCCGCGAGATTGCGCTGGACCAGGACGAGCTGTCGGCGAGTTTTTATCACGGAGAACATGTTGACGTCTCAGCGCTGATCCACGAACAAGTCATGCTAGCCCTGCCTAGTGCTCCGGTGTGTTATGAAGCGTGCCAGGGCCTGTGCCCCCAGTGTGGCATCAACCTGAACCAAGACAGCTGCGCCTGCCAGCCGAGCGGCAACGCTTCGCCCCT